TGCTCGGGAAACTTTTTTCCAGACACTTCACGGCCTCTCGAAGACACCCTAAATCAGAAGCCTCCTTGGAAGCCATCATCCAAGGAAAAGACGAGTCCCTACGGGCTTACAtagaaagattcaacaaggaagCCGTGCAAGTATCCACAACTGCCCATATGAAGAAATTCTTGCTCGAGCAAGCCCTCCGACCATGCTCGGACTTCGCCAAAGCCGTCGGGATCGAAACACCGGCCACTCTGGACGAGTTCTTCCTCAAAGCCCAAGCATACATACAATATGAGGAAAAGGAGGCCGCTCATGCGATACGCAATTCCAGACAGGAAGAAAGTAGTAAAAATGGTCGCCAAGACGATTCCCGACGGGGAATGGACAAAAAGAAAGACGACAAGGGCCGGAATCCCAAGGACTACAAGGCCCCAGCCGGGAAGTTCCGAGAATACACCCCGCTCAACGCTTCAAGGGAACGCATCTTAAACGAATGCGCGAACGCCGAATTCTAGACGGGCAAGGTCCACTTTCCTAAAACCATGCCTGCGCGACCGAACGTGGATAAATCGAAGTTCTGCCGATTCCACAAAGGCCACGGGCACAACACCGAAGACTGCATCCACCTAAAGGATGCCATAGAGATATTAATCAGGGAGGGACACCTGAAGCAATACGCGAAGAAGCAAGAGGCCGCCAAAGAAGCCAAACCAATCCCTGAGGAAAAGCCGGCGGAGGATACGCCCGCCATGGAAGTAGCCATGAGCATCACCAGGCCGAAAGACTTTTACCTCCCTGATTGGGCCAAATTAGAGACCGCCCCCTCTCCTCACAGCCCATGGGAAATGTTCCCCTCCGTCATGGTCATATCAGGCGAGGGATTCAGCAAACTCACCGTCGGATCCGTAAAACAAAAATTCGACGAGCTACTCTCAGCCAGTTCGAGCAAAGCCGCTGCTCTCGACCAAGCCAAAGGCAGCCCATCCTCTATATCTTTCTACAAAGAGGAACTACCCGGTGGAGCGCCCAAAGCGACCATCTCCCTCCTCATCCGGGCTCGGATGGCCAATTTTGACGTGCGACGCATTCTAGTCGATCAGGGGAGTTCggtggacatcatgtactcccaactgTTCAAAACACTACAACTCAACGACAGCCACCGTACCCCCTATGTGGGATCAGACCTACAAGGTTTCAACGACACCATGATGAAACCATGGGGGTTCGTCGAGCTCATCGTTTCCATCGGATCGGCGGAAACCGCCAGGGCCATCAAAGTTCAATTTCTGGTCATCGACTGCCCTTCGATCTACCAGTGCATCCTAGGACGCCTGACCCTGGCCGAACTGATCGCGGTCCCCTTGACCGTGCATCTCAAACTCAAGTACCACACAACAAAAGGACATGTCGCGACACTCAACGGAGACATCGAAGAAGCCAGAAGGTGCTTCGAAGCCTCTGCCAAAGGCCTAAGCTCGATAAAAACGCCCCCTCAAGACAATGAAGCGACCATCTCCATATCCGAGCCCAACCTACCAATCCCGCGCATCGACACTATCGACCTAGACAGCCGCTTCCTTAAAGATGCCCTACTCGGGGACATCTGAGGAGGGCCTCTGGCCGATTCCAGACGGGGATTTCGAGCTCGTAACCCTCGGGGAAGATCCGACCAGAGGAGTCAAGATCGGAGCAGACCTACCGGAACTCGCCAAAAGACAACTCAAAGCTTGCCTCCACGAGAATGCtgacctgttcgcctggagcgcaacCGAGGtgcccggactcgacccagaGGTGGCCTGCCATTACCTAACCATCGACCCCGCTTGCAAGGCTGTTGCCTAGAGGAGAAGAAAGCAATCACCAGAGAAAACAGCAGTCGCCGaactagctgtaaaagacctcatAGAGGCCAAATTTATATCAGAGGCCAAGTATACCacttggctctccaatgttgtacttattaaaaaatcaaatggaaagtgGCGCATGTGCATTGACTACACTGATCTTAATAGGGCTAGCCCAAAAGATGCTTATCCTCTCCCAAAATAGACAAACTAGTTGATAATTCCGCCGGTTTTAAATTACTATCTTTTATGGATGTATATTCCGGGTATAACCAAATACCCATGTCTAAAACTGACAAGAAATACATGGCCTTCATGACCGAATcaggcaactattactacaacgtaatgcccttcggtctaAAGAACGCCGGCGCAACATATCAACGCATGATGAACAAGGTATTTCAGGCCGAAATTGGAAATATGCTCGAAGTctacatggacgatatgatcgtcaaatcccaaagGGAAACCGACCACGCCGCCCATCTCAAAAAAGTCTTCGAGCAAGCCCGAAAATGCCAAATGAGATTCAACCCCGAGAAATGCACTTTCGGTGTCCGAGTaggaaaattcctcggtttctacctgACCGAAAGGGGAATCGAGGCAAACCCAGACAAATGCAGGGCCTTCTCAGACTTGCCTACtccaaaatcaaaaaaatcaatcCAAACGCTAAACGGCATGCTCACATCCTTGTCCAGATTCGTGGCCAAATCTGCTCAGCATGCCCTGCCCCTATTTAAACTCCTACGAAAGGAAACCGCCTTCGAATGGACAGAGGAATGCGAGCGCATGCACTCCCATCTCAAGCAGGCTCTCTCGAGCCCACCAGTCTTGTCCCGACCAAAAGCCGGAGAGACCTTGTATCTCTACCTCGCCGTGGCCGCCGATGTCGTCAGTGCAGGTTTAGGACGAGAAACCCCGGAGGGCCAGAGACCCATTTACTCCACAAGTAAAGTGCTCCAAAGACTCGAAGTCAGATACCAATAGATCGAAAAAGTCGGACTCGCACTAGTGACCGTAGCAAGAAGACTCAGACACTACTTCCTGGCCCACACTATAATCGTGCGAACTGAGCAACCCATAAAACAACTGCTAGCACgtccagacatggccgggaggaTGCTCCGTTGGTCGCTAGAACTCGCAGAGTTCGACATCAAGTACGAAGGGAGAAAGACCctctgttaggagtgaattagtagtgttttcatgAGTCAAACTAACTACCTTTTGGGCTAATGTTGAGTAGATCTTATGAGTTTTgaggattttatggttagaattgaacttcaGAGGTTCGATactaattgtagaacaacttgcgtcaccTTGGGTgctatttgtgcagatattgaagttgagAAGTAAAGACAAAGAAACACGCAGGCGTAGAGACTCTGGAACAGagaaatcaaaaagaagtggAATGAAGCAAAGGCCGAGCCGCGTCCTTAAGGGGCGAGACGTGCCATACCctctgacttgggttcgcgccgcgccaatatgtgccgaggcgcggtggctgcattacaaggataaattgttataaatagaagccctaatcctcataagagagggatctttggtgaacgaaattcagagagcaatcctattccagagcataaaacaacatccgacggagaattcaacatcaattgaagacattcccttgatgaagatgaatccctctaggaagatttgtgtgttcttcatgtctatggagagctaaatcccattgtgttgagtttaaggtagtagttaacctatgaagatgcaattactttgattaattcctgtgaacaattgtttaagctttattatcaatgaaaaaccttgcttttattttatatcattgttgaactatcaatcgagagatagggtttatacttttgccaGATGACGAAGTAAAATTCAATCTTTTCGAAGCCAAGAATCATTCTAAGAACAAGACTGATATCTTCTGAATCGAC
This genomic window from Vicia villosa cultivar HV-30 ecotype Madison, WI unplaced genomic scaffold, Vvil1.0 ctg.000081F_1_1, whole genome shotgun sequence contains:
- the LOC131623827 gene encoding uncharacterized protein LOC131623827; translation: MPARPNVDKSKFCRFHKGHGHNTEDCIHLKDAIEILIREGHLKQYAKKQEAAKEAKPIPEEKPAEDTPAMEVAMSITRPKDFYLPDWAKLETAPSPHSPWEMFPSVMVISGEGFSKLTVGSVKQKFDELLSASSSKAAALDQAKGSPSSISFYKEELPGGAPKATISLLIRARMANFDVRRILVDQGSSVDIMYSQLFKTLQLNDSHRTPYVGSDLQGFNDTMMKPWGFVELIVSIGSAETARAIKVQFLVIDCPSIYQCILGRLTLAELIAVPLTVHLKLKYHTTKGHVATLNGDIEEARRCFEASAKGLSSIKTPPQDNEATISISEPNLPIPRIDTIDLDSRFLKDALLGDI